The proteins below come from a single Bactrocera dorsalis isolate Fly_Bdor chromosome 5, ASM2337382v1, whole genome shotgun sequence genomic window:
- the LOC109579657 gene encoding major royal jelly protein 1 has translation MWTRCLLLTAFAQCLWTHALAAKYGDARSSAETVVAPPAVTSLQWTGGQFEFPGSSRSLFRSSGKYISKNVIATRAQIVGDTVFLALPRYKHGVPATLVKTTLKPGACQATFAPFPCWDMQDDSTCKGFQSVVDLVVDQNDVLWVLDTGIVNTLETPERKCTAKVVALSVKTGKVLKSISLEGLTSPNSRLQYIVVDYAPDGSCFVYVSDAANRAIIVYNLQADRGFRVVLPKAVASGCRARDVLYIALIRKDCGTTELYFTYLSTNRLFLLQSEYLRSGVADGRILDLGKKPSRMVIIGTDNGSAIFFRNEGDAEVYRWDTSSAFTETNFKPVYRSDTCQLATHAVPDYKRNTMRVLQSNFPDYMQNRVGCGAVQQLSVMQGCW, from the exons ATGTGGACACGTTGCCTGCTGCTTACAGCCTTCGCACAATGTCTGTGGACTCACGCGCTCGCCGCGAAATACGGGGATGCGCGAAGTAGCGCTGAAACGGTGGTCGCGCCGCCTGCCGTCACCTCGCTACAATGGACCGGCGGACAGTTCGAGTTTCCGGGCTCGTCGCGTTCGCTCTTTCGCAGCTCGGGCAAGTACATCTCGAAGAATGTGATAGCGACGCGTGCGCAGATAGTGGGTGACACCGTCTTTTTGGCATTACCGCGCTATAAGCACGGCGTGCCGGCGACGCTTGTGAAGACCACGCTCAAACCTGGCGCTTGCCAGGCCACCTTTGCACCCTTTCCCTGCTGGGATATGCAGGATGATAGCACATGTAAGGGTTTCCAGTCCGTAGTCGATTTGGTTGTCGATCAAAATGACGTGTTGTGGGTATTGGATACGGGCATTGTGAACACGCTCGAGACGCCGGAACGCAAATGCACCGCTAAAGTGGTAGCGCTTTCTGTGAAGACGGGCAAAGTGTTGAAATCCATTTCGTTGGAGGGTCTAACATCGCCGAACTCGCGCTTGCAATATATTGTTGTGGATTATGCACCTGATGGCAGCTGCTTCGTGTATGTCAGCGATGCTGCGAATCGTGCCATCATCGTTTATAATTTACAAGCTGATCGTGGCTTCCGTGTGGTGCTGCCGAAAGCTGTAGCTTCAGGTTGCAGAGCACGTGATGTGCTCTATATCGCGCTCATACGCAAGGATTGTGGCACAACGGAGTTGTACTTCACCTACTTAAGCACGAACAGACTTTTCTTGCTACAGTCGGAGTACTTGCGCAGTGGTGTGGCTGATGGTCGTATATTGG ATTTGGGTAAGAAACCATCGCGCATGGTCATTATCGGCACTGACAACGGTTCGGCCATATTCTTCCGCAATGAAGGCGATGCGGAGGTCTATCGCTGGGACACTTCCAGCGCTTTTACGGAGACGAACTTTAAGCCTGTCTACCGCAGCGACACCTGTCAGCTGGCGACGCATGCAGTGCCCGACTACAAGCGCAATACAATGCGTGTGCTGCAGAGCAATTTCCCGGATTATATGCAGAATCGTGTGGGTTGCGGTGCAGTACAGCAATTATCCGTTATGCAGGGCTGTTGGTAA